One genomic segment of Impatiens glandulifera chromosome 6, dImpGla2.1, whole genome shotgun sequence includes these proteins:
- the LOC124943000 gene encoding F-box protein CPR1-like has protein sequence MEQLPNEILEKIICLLPVKCVLRLRCVSKSWLAIISSPYFVKLHLKRSVQTKSNLRLFRWRYDLFQVDFNSLYEGNDLQMVKVDSIPLMFRKYGLVPNCSCDGLLCMSTICVIQNVLLCNPSPRRYYGPNCSVDGLYCMPKVRAIENVFLWNPSTRKSIKLPYASIEIANQSDRLNAYVYCCYRIGYDNNNDDYKVVRIVILISYHLDIIIDYEIKVYSLRSNFWHRPEKFSHCPNWISFGNIIVGRALHWISTVKSDLKRESLIVAFDFGTEKYRVLPQPEYSSPHFDLYLDNFGGCLSLSCKYESSIVDVFLLKEYGKKNEHWSRLITLSPTTTSEIYHPVTPIAYSKCGKKVWLHMGRMRLVLYNLEQKLVEENTVDGKRELTSPLHTCFESLVSIDVPVAPMVTWEVV, from the exons ATGGAGCAATTGCCAAACGAGATTCTAGAAAAGATTATTTGCCTATTGCCAGTTAAGTGTGTACTCCGTTTAAGATGTGTATCTAAATCATGGCTAGCGATAATTAGTAGCCCCTATTTCGTCAAATTGCATTTGAAACGATCAGTCCAAACCAAGAGCAACCTTAGGCTCTTCCGATGGAGATACGATCTCTTTCAGGTGGATTTTAATTCCCTCTATGAAGGAAATGATCTTCAAATGGTGAAGGTCGATTCCATTCCATTGATGTTTCGGAAATATGGACTTGTTCCTAATTGTTCCTGTGATGGCTTGCTTTGCATGTCAACTATCTGTGTCATTCAAAATGTTCTTTTATGTAATCCTTCACCAAGAAGGTATTATGGGCCTAACTGTTCTGTTGATGGCTTGTATTGCATGCCAAAGGTCCGTGCCATTGAGAATGTCTTTTTATGGAATCCATCAACAAGAAAGTCTATAAAACTTCCTTACGCGTCAATTGAAATCGCAAACCAATCTGATAGATTAAACGCCTATGTTTATTGTTGTTATCGAATTGGTTACGATAACAACAATGACGATTACAAAGTGGTGAGAATTGTGATACTTATAAGTTATCATTTAGACATCATCATTGATTATGAGATTAAGGTTTATAGTTTGAGATCAAATTTCTGGCATAGGCCGGAGAAGTTTTCTCACTGTCCTAATTGGATTAGTTTTGGAAATATCATTGTTGGTAGAGCTCTGCATTGGATCTCAACTGTGAAATCAGATTTAAAAAGGGAAAGCTTGATTGTTGCATTTGATTTTGGGACGGAGAAATACAGAGTACTTCCACAGCCAGAGTACAGTAGTCCTCATTTCGATTTATATTTGGATAATTTTGGAGGATGTCTTTCGTTAAGTTGTAAATACGAATCATCGATTGTGGATGTGTTTTTACTAAAGGAATATGGTAAGAAGAATGAACATTGGTCGAGATTGATTACACTGTCACCAACAACTACTTCTGAGATTTATCACCCTGTGACACCTATTGCTTATTCAAAGTGCGGTAAGAAAGTATGGTTACACATGGGTAGAATGAGGCTTGTTTTGTACAATTTAGAACAGAAGTTAGTTGAGGAAAATACGGTAGATGGTAAGAGAGAATTAACTAGTCCCCTACATACTTGCTTTGAAAGTCTCGTCTCTATCGATGTTCCGGTAGCACCG ATGGTGACATGGGAAGTGGTATAA